The genomic DNA CTAAGTTGTTAATCGCTACAGTAAGTGTTCCGACAGTAATTGAAAGTTCCTTGGCTACTTCTGAAGACGTTTTTTTCTTGTACATACCAATTGCTTCGATTGTGTGCATCTCCGTAATGGATAAATCATTAAATTGTGATTTTTTCAATTCAGATTCTTCAATCGTTAAGATGTCATTAAAGACACTGACTAAATAATCGTTGACTGTTTCTAAATTAGGTTCCATTCTGTGCACCATCCATATACTTTGATTATCAAAACATTTGATGTTCAAACTATATCGTAAATAAGCAAAGAATGCAAGAGAATTTTCTATATTTTTAATGAAATATTCTTCAAATATTTCAAAAAAGGCGCATTTTCAAGGGACGAGGCTTTTAAAAAAAGGATCAATTACTTTGATACCCAAACTATTTTCACAGAAAAAGGAAAGAAGTGCAACTAAAAAGCATCACTGGCACTCCCCTGATTGAGAAGTGCCAGTGATTTTTGTTATATAATTCTTAAACTCCCACTAAGCTATTGCTACAACTTGACTGGATAATACGAGAAGAGAGTGAACCAGAAGCTTTGGTGCTTCTACTCCACTCCCTTATTAAAATGTAGGACGATTAATTATTGAATTAAGTCGTAAATTTCCATTGCTACAATATCGATGTTATCGAATTGATAGCTTTGGTGCGTATCAGATTCTGTTAATTCAAATGTTTCTGTTGATTTATCAAAACTTACAATACATTTCTCTACGCCTTCACGTTCAAAGCGGCGTACTTGTACTTCATTATCTGCTGCTTCGATCATTGCTTCCAGTCTCTTAATAATCGCCACAAGTTGTGAATGTTTCATCAGTGGGCCTCCTTTTGCAAACTAGTTCTGTACCATTGTAACAAAACATTGCCTAACTTGCATGATTTTTCGTCATTTTTTTTGATTTTTTTGTTGTTCTTTAATTTTTATTCGTTGGTTGCTTGCCATCTGTCCACCAAAGCTTAATTAAGGCCTGTGTGCCATCATTTTCAAACCCTTTATCTGCAAGGCTTTCATATAATTCTGTCGCTTTTTGCGTCGCTGGCAATGGAAGGTCAAGTTTTTTTGCTTCATCTAACGCAATCTTTAAATCTTTGATAAAATGTTTAACAAAAAAGCCTGGCGTATAATCTTCTTTTAAAATACGCGGTCCATAATTACTTAATGACCAGTTTGCAGCACTACCACCACCGACTGTTTCCAGAACTTTTTCTAAAGTTAACCCTGTCGTATTTGCATAAACGAGCATTTCAGTCAACCCGGTCATTGTGCCTGCAATCATTAACTGATTCGCCATCTTAGTGTGTTGCCCTTTTCCAGCTGAGCCGTGTAGCATAAACGTTTTACCAAATGTTTTGAAAATTGGTAAGACGGTGTCATAACTTTCTTGATCGCCACCAACCATAATTGTTAAAGTACCATTTTTAGCACCTAAGTCACCACCAGAAACTGGCGCATCCAACGCATGAGCACCCACTTCTGCTGCTTTTTTGGCAATCTTTTCAGCCAAGGTCGGCGTACTTGTGGTTAAATCTACTACTATTTTACCTGTAAGATCTGCTTGAAAAATCCCTGTTTCATTAAAATACACGCCTTCAACATCTGAAGGAAAGCCAACCATTGTAAAAATGATATCACTCGCTTCCGCAATTGCTTTTGGCGTATCATACCAAACTGCTCCTTCAGCAACTAAATCATCTGTTTTACTTTTTGTTCGA from Enterococcus faecalis includes the following:
- a CDS encoding MarR family winged helix-turn-helix transcriptional regulator; amino-acid sequence: MEPNLETVNDYLVSVFNDILTIEESELKKSQFNDLSITEMHTIEAIGMYKKKTSSEVAKELSITVGTLTVAINNLVKKGYVERLRSEDDRRVVKLGLTKKGKLLFRVHQHFHREMVKNILKGMEQEEEQALLRALKNLHDFLQEYK
- a CDS encoding YkuJ family protein; translated protein: MKHSQLVAIIKRLEAMIEAADNEVQVRRFEREGVEKCIVSFDKSTETFELTESDTHQSYQFDNIDIVAMEIYDLIQ
- a CDS encoding NAD(P)-dependent oxidoreductase, with translation MSKIGFIGTGVMGKSIIRNMMKNNLSVNVYNRTKSKTDDLVAEGAVWYDTPKAIAEASDIIFTMVGFPSDVEGVYFNETGIFQADLTGKIVVDLTTSTPTLAEKIAKKAAEVGAHALDAPVSGGDLGAKNGTLTIMVGGDQESYDTVLPIFKTFGKTFMLHGSAGKGQHTKMANQLMIAGTMTGLTEMLVYANTTGLTLEKVLETVGGGSAANWSLSNYGPRILKEDYTPGFFVKHFIKDLKIALDEAKKLDLPLPATQKATELYESLADKGFENDGTQALIKLWWTDGKQPTNKN